The Flavobacterium sp. M31R6 nucleotide sequence TCTATTGGGACCTTGATGAATACGAGAGGTTTGATGGAATTGGTTGTGCTGAATATTGGGTATGATTTAGGCGTTTTGTCAACCGAAATTTTTACAATGATGGTCATCATGGCTTTGGTAACTACGTTTATGACTGGTCCCGCTTTGGATTTAATAAATTATGTTTTTAGAGACAAACCTACTATTATCCCAGAAGAAATAAGTAACAAAAGCAAATACAAAATTCTTATTTCTTTTGCTTCACCAGACAAAGGAAAAACGTTGCTAAAAGTAGCCAACAGTTTGGTTAAGAAACAAGGCGGGAATACAATTTTAACGGCAATGCATTTGTCATTAAGTTCAGAGTTGCATTCTTTTGACGTTAAAGATTATGAAAAGGAAACTTTTTTGCCTGTTCTTTCCGAATCAGAAAAGCTTAATCAAAAGATAGTAACTCTTTTTAAAGTCAGCAATGATATAGATTTTGAAATTGCCGAGACGGCTAATCAAGGGGATTATGATTTATTGTTGGTTGGTTTGGGACAATCTATTTTTGAAGGAACGTTGTTGGGGAAAGTGCTCGGCTTTACAACTCGAATTATTAATCCAGATCGTTTGATCGATAAAATTACGGGGAAAGAGGGCCTATTCGAAAACTCTCCTTTCGATGAAAGTACAAGGCAAATTATCGCTAATAGCAAAATGCCAGTTGGAATTCTTGTCGATAAAGAGTTGGAAGAAATAAATCGTGTGTTTATGCCAATTTTCAGCAAAGAAGATGGATTTTTGATGGAGTTTGCACAAAAGCTGATACACAATAATGGTTCTCAAATTACTGTTTTGGATACAGATGGGCAAGTAAGAAACAGTAGAGAAATTCAGGAAAATGTTCGCTCGATTGAACAAATTGCTCCCAATCATATTATGATGATGCAGGAAAGAACAATTAAGAAAGAATTTTTGGAACAACAGGATTTAATGATTATTAGCCTAGAAAGCTGGAAAAAACTAATTGACTCTCACAGTACCTGGCTTAATAATACGCCATCGGTGCTAATTATTAAACCTTAAAAGTAACCGCAAAGCTCCCTGAGTTTTGCGGTTAATAATATAATGAATCAAGTGGATATTTTTTTAGAGGATATTTTCACCAATTAATCCTGGAAATGCCTTGTCAAAAATTTCAAGCAAAGCTTCCTTGTTCATAGGTTTTTGTTTAAAAGCTGAGATTTCTTGAATGGATTCTGCTTTGGCTCGGTCGGCCGGGTTGAAAGAACTGCTGAGCATTACAACAATGATATTCTCTTTGTTTTCCAGATTCAAATTTTTATAGGCTTCTATAAATTCCCACCCATCCATGACAGGCATATTGATGTCCAATAAAATTAGTTGAGGTCTCGGATATTCATTATCAACTGTCGATTCGAATTTTCCTTGTTGGCACAGGTAATCAATGGCTTCTTTGCCATTTAAAGCTACGTGGATATGTTCTGTTAAATCAGTTTTTTGTATGATTTTTTTGTTAATGAAATTAGTGGCAAAATCATCGTCAACTAATAATACGCAATTTAGTTTTTTGTTCATTTGTGGCATTGTATGAGTTTTAATATTTTGTATTGTTAATTTAGTTCTACAGGTAAGGTCCATTTGAATGTACTTCCCTTGTTGTAATTGGATTCGACCCAAATCTTTCCATTATGGTGTTCTACGATTTTTTTGCAAAGCGATAATCCGATACCGATCCCTTGGTATTCATTGTGATTGTGCAGTCTTTTGAAAATCACGAATATTTTATCTTTATCTTGCTCTTCAATCCCGATTCCATTGTCTTGAATTGAAAAAAGCCAGTTGTTTTCCTCTTTTACTGCAGCTATTTTTATTTTTGGCTGTCGGTCTTTTTTTTGATATTTATTGGCATTACTGATTATATTTTGGAATAGTTGTCTTATTTCGGTAGTGTAACCTTCGATAACAGGTAGGTTCTCACATTCAATAAAGGCATTGCTTTTTTTTAGGATAACATCCATATCCGTAAGAACATTGGCAACAATTTCATTACAATCTATGCAGTTATTTTTTCTTTCTTTGCCGATTCGGGAGTAATCCAATAGTCCTTTTACCAATAACTGCATTCTTGCTGTGGAGCTGTTAATGAATTGTAAATATTGTTTTTGATCTTCGTCCAAATTTTCATTTAATTCCTCTTGAAGCATCTGTATACAATGGATTACTGTAATTAACGGTTCCTGTAAATCATGGGATGCTATGTAGGCAAACTGTTCTAATTCTGTATTTTGAAATTCTAGTTGTCGGTTTTTTGTCAGCAACTCCTTTTGAAAGGCTATACGGTCGTTAACGTTTCTCATGGATTTTTCTATGTAGATTGGCTCTCCATTCTCATCATATATTAAACGTGCATTTACTGAGAAAAACACAATGTTTTCATTCCCATCTCTAAATCGGATATCGCAATCCCTAACTTGACCATCTTTTTTTAGTTTTTGCAATAAGGATTCTCTATCTTGGTTATCGTAATATAAATCAAAGACAGAATTGTCTAATGCAAACGAGCAAGGCTTATGGAAATTTTTTTCGAATGAGGGACTGACATCAAGGACCGTCCCGTCCATTGTTGTTCTGAAATAGACATCTTCAAAATTTTCAAAAATAGAACGGAATTTTGCCTCGCTTATCTTTAGTTTTTCCTCCACTAATCTTCGTTCGGTAATGTTTCTAAAAGAGCCGATTGCAAATTCGGGTTCTCCATTTGAATCAAAAATGATTTTGGCATTGATTGATACATAAAAAAGCTTACCATTTATAGTAATTTCATTATTGTGGTCAATAACTTTTTGTTCCGTTATTATTTTTTGTAACATCAATTGCATTTGATTCTTGTCGGAATAAATAATTGACATACTTTGACCAATTAGTTCTTCTCTTGTTATTCCATTAAAAGTGCTGCAAGACGGACTGACATCCAATATCTCTCCTGTTCTTATCGATGTTTTAAAAAAGACGTCCTGAACATTTTCAAATAAAATACGATAGGTTTCTTCACTTTTAAGGAGTTTTTCTTTAGCCAATTTTCTTTCCATAGATCTGGAAAGAATATCTGACAATGCTTCCAATAATTTGATTTCTTCTTCTAAAAAAATTGTTTCTTTTTTTAATTCTTTTGCATTGTAATAACCAATTTCAATAAAGCCGTATTCTTCTCCATTTACAAAAATATTTTGTTTGAGAGTCCAATCGTTTTGTTGATAATTGGCAGAAAAGAATTCTTCCTCACACATTTGGATTCGACAATTGGCAATTTCGGGAAATTGCAGTGCTTTTGGAATAATTTGAACGGAGGCCTCCATTTTTTCGGGTTTTGAAAGCGCTTTGTTGCTAATGATTTCCGAAATGTCATATAGACAACGGAGCTCTTTAATACGTTGATTAAGTGAAATGTTGTTTTTTTCTAACTGCATTTCTTTTAATTTTAATTCGGTGACATTGGTGACAATTGTGGTTGCTCCAATGATTTTACCTTCCTCATTTTTGATGGGTGATTTAGCAACATTCCAATATGCCCCTGTGGAATCTTTTTCTTCCGCAGAATAGGTGTTGCCCTTTAAAACATTATTAAATATGGAAATGATTTCTTCTTTTCGGCTTCTTCTTGGAATTAAATCAATATGATTGTCCCCGATTTTTATTTCGACTCCATATTCATTTTTCATATATTTTGAATGAGCCGAATTGAAGCTTAGATAGTTTAAGTTGGTATTCAGAGAAAAAATACTGACTTCTTTTGGGCTTTCGACGGTTGCTTTGAGTATGTTTTTCTCCAGGTCTAAGTCTTGTTCGGTAATTTTTAATTTGTTCTCTTCGTTTTCCTTTTGTTCTAAAATTGCCTTTAGAAATAGGACTGAGACCATATTTACAAATAGGAACAATTGTAACATGAAAAAATCTTTATTCCAACCAATAAAAGTAAAACCACCCATCTGATGGCTGGTGCAATATATTGATATAATAGTAATGACTAAGGAGACTAGAGTGATAATTTTCATCCCAAAACGACACGCTGCCCATATCAGAAAAAAGAAAAGAATGGATTCGTTGTTTGCATGTGTTTCAAATATATATATAGTTGTAAAAAGAGTAAAAATAATTAGCATAAAGGCTTCCATTTTTTTAACTGCTGACCATCCAGTGAATTCTTTCGTGCGAAGTAACCAAGAAAGTACAAATGGGGTAAATATAATTGCACCCAAAACATTTCCCCTGAGCTTGTTACTCCAGATTAAAATGAAGTTATCCAGCGAGAAATAGGGAATGATTGTTAGAGTAATAAAACCAGTGCTAACACTTACAAAAGTTCCCAGTAAACTGGCCAAAGCAAAAAAAATGACATTTTTTTCATTGTCGAAAGGATATTTATTTTTGCACCACAATTTGGTCAAATAAGAGACGAGAAATGC carries:
- a CDS encoding PAS domain S-box protein: MAENINIGQYNIPTFLNSTTKIVASTAILYFLISKLSLFIFVTEINILPFFPAIGFAIATTLLLGRKVILGVAIGCLLFSISLYLSDFQNATTFKELIKPLALCIVRPIIASINAFLVSYLTKLWCKNKYPFDNEKNVIFFALASLLGTFVSVSTGFITLTIIPYFSLDNFILIWSNKLRGNVLGAIIFTPFVLSWLLRTKEFTGWSAVKKMEAFMLIIFTLFTTIYIFETHANNESILFFFLIWAACRFGMKIITLVSLVITIISIYCTSHQMGGFTFIGWNKDFFMLQLFLFVNMVSVLFLKAILEQKENEENKLKITEQDLDLEKNILKATVESPKEVSIFSLNTNLNYLSFNSAHSKYMKNEYGVEIKIGDNHIDLIPRRSRKEEIISIFNNVLKGNTYSAEEKDSTGAYWNVAKSPIKNEEGKIIGATTIVTNVTELKLKEMQLEKNNISLNQRIKELRCLYDISEIISNKALSKPEKMEASVQIIPKALQFPEIANCRIQMCEEEFFSANYQQNDWTLKQNIFVNGEEYGFIEIGYYNAKELKKETIFLEEEIKLLEALSDILSRSMERKLAKEKLLKSEETYRILFENVQDVFFKTSIRTGEILDVSPSCSTFNGITREELIGQSMSIIYSDKNQMQLMLQKIITEQKVIDHNNEITINGKLFYVSINAKIIFDSNGEPEFAIGSFRNITERRLVEEKLKISEAKFRSIFENFEDVYFRTTMDGTVLDVSPSFEKNFHKPCSFALDNSVFDLYYDNQDRESLLQKLKKDGQVRDCDIRFRDGNENIVFFSVNARLIYDENGEPIYIEKSMRNVNDRIAFQKELLTKNRQLEFQNTELEQFAYIASHDLQEPLITVIHCIQMLQEELNENLDEDQKQYLQFINSSTARMQLLVKGLLDYSRIGKERKNNCIDCNEIVANVLTDMDVILKKSNAFIECENLPVIEGYTTEIRQLFQNIISNANKYQKKDRQPKIKIAAVKEENNWLFSIQDNGIGIEEQDKDKIFVIFKRLHNHNEYQGIGIGLSLCKKIVEHHNGKIWVESNYNKGSTFKWTLPVELN
- a CDS encoding response regulator, coding for MNKKLNCVLLVDDDFATNFINKKIIQKTDLTEHIHVALNGKEAIDYLCQQGKFESTVDNEYPRPQLILLDINMPVMDGWEFIEAYKNLNLENKENIIVVMLSSSFNPADRAKAESIQEISAFKQKPMNKEALLEIFDKAFPGLIGENIL